CGACCGCATTAGCATAGCCGTAGTTCTTAGTAATCACAGCACCGTTATCACCAAACTGCTCAACGCCATTAATGTAAGTGTTACGCGCCGCTTTGATCTGCTTGCCGTACTTCTCTTCAGAGTAATCTGTCAGCACCAGCATTGGATCTTCCATGCCATACGAGTTCATATCACCCAGAATCACTTTGTGACCTTCAATGCCATCGAGTGCTTCACCCAGTGCAACCGCCGCTGCAACACGGAAGTTCTCACATGAACCTTGCTTATCGGCATCTACGCCACCTTGACCGCCTTGCTCAACAGGTGCTGCATCTTCCCAACACTTAGAACCTTTCGATTTAAAGTGGTTAATCGCTACAGTCAGTTTCTCTTTGGTGCCCTTCACCTTAAAGGTTGGCGCCAGAGAGTCACGTTGGTAGTTCTTACCATCTTCAATCACCTTACCAGAGTCGTCTAACACCTCTGGTGCTTGCTGGCTTGGCATCGCGATTACACGGCTGTCTTTAAGCTTAACCACCTTCTTACGGTAGATAACACCCGTAGTAATTACATCAGTGCCGATCGAGTCCATTTCGTCGGTCACGCCATCTTCATTAGAGTCGACAGCGACGAAGGTGTAACGGTCTTTCTTATGCTCAATGCGGTCATTCAGTTGATTCACAAGCTGTTGAATTGCCGAACCTTCACCAAAGCCGTTGTTCTCAATTTCCATCAAGCCAATGATGTCAGCATCCAAGCGAAGAATCGCGTTTACAATCTTCTCTTGCTGTACTTCAAACTCAGTGATGGTGTTTGCACCACGGTTATTACCATGCTGGTTCGCATCACCGCCAAATGGAGAGTTGAAGTAGTTCAGGACATTAAAGGTCGCAATACGTAAGTCGCCTTCATCCATATCTGGTTTGTCGGTACGTGGGTCGTTGCGAACGAAGTTTTCAGCGGTGATCTGGTTAGTCGTGATCAGGCGGTATTCACCATAGCTGTAGGTCAACACACCTTCTAGACCAACAATAGTGTCATCAATACGGATGTAGTCTTCCGTTGAGCCATCTTGGTCGATGTCAGTACGGCCAAAGTCTGGGTAGAAAGGAACTTGTCCATCACCTGCTTTTTGGTCAGTTTCTACGAAAAGACGACGATCAGCATTGTCTTCCATTTGCTGTTTCGCTTCATCAGAACCCGCTGCGAAAAGTTGGTTTGGTTGCATGTTGATACGCTCATGCGCCAAAACCATGTTGTTACGACGACCAGCGTAGTCATAACCGAAAGTACGCGTCACACGCATATCAAGTGCTTCGGTTGTTTTCACCAACATGCCTTCATAGCGTTCAAGTGTCGCCGCAAAGTTCTCGTCTGTATCTAATACTTCAATGGCTGTCGCTTCAGGCGCATCCTGCTCGCCTTGCTTTAACCATTGATTGTTTTCAACTTTAAGCTGAGTGTGGCTGTAGTATTCTTGCACTTTACCTTTCACACACACTACATCGCCTGCAGCTAATTCAGAGCTAGATTGATTGGTATGAACAAATAGACCTTCAGAAGTGCTTGGGTTGAAATCATCCTCAAGAGCTTGCAAGTAGAAACCTTTAGTTAGGCCGGTAGTAACTGCGCTTACCACTCCTTTTACGAAATACTCATCGTCGGTGATGTACGGGTAGCCATCGATGAACGGCGATGTTGCGCCCTCGCCTTGGATTTCTTGAATGGTGGTAAATACTGGAGCAGCACCGTCTTGCGTACAAGCGAAGGCTTCTGGCAGCTCAACATTATCTAGAGAACCTAGACCTTCAATACTGTCCTTCGGTAGCGATACCCATTGTGAAGCATCAAACGTCGCCGATGGGGTTTGCTCAGCACGAACTAAGGTAACATCTTTACCCCAGTCGACATCGCCCATCACGCCAACCATGTCCAACACGCTTGAGTCTGCATTCAGGATAGCCAACGGGTCATCACCATTGTGATTAGCCAATGAAGCATTAAGAATGTCAGCGACCGCTTTAATCTCATCGCTTGCACTGCTATGCGCAACAACAAGTACCTCACCAGGCGCTAAAACGTGGCCATCTAAAGGTAAAGTGGCTCCCCATGATCCGTTGCCATTCGCTGATTTAGCCAGTGAATAACCATCTAAATTAATGCTGCTGTCGCTGTTATTGGCGATCTCAACCGCTTTGTTATAGCTGCCGCCTTCCACGTATTGTGAAATAAACAAATCAGCGTGTGCGCTTGTGGTTAACAAGCTACCAATTGCCACTGCTAGCAATGAAGGTTTGTGTAAAAGAGCCATCCGTTTCACCTGAGTTCATCGATTTATAATTACTGCCATCTATGGGCAGTCATGTATTTTGTGGTAACTATCAGGTTTATTTATGAAAGGAATAAGTCAGTTGGCAAGAAAATGAGGAACTTATCACTTTGGAATCATCAATTGTTTGGCACGCAATATATTTCCAACACAAATAGAAATGAGTAAAAATTTATAAAACCAAAACTCATTTAATAAGATATCCTGCACAACACAGATGTTACAGATGTGTTAGCCATTACATGCGTAAATCATCAATTAAAACAGCACGATTATTGGGAAGCCTTAACTAGCGGGCACTAAAAAGCCCAAATTAAACGCAGTTACTTTGGGCTTAGATTTTACAGCGGAAGGTGTTGAGTCACCCTATGGGCGAGTTACAAAACCTACTGCTTCGTATGCTTTCTTCAGCGTTACTGCTGCGCGCTCAGAAGCTTTTTCTGCACCCGCTTTCATTACTGCGTCCATGTAGGCACGGTCAGCACGGATACGGTGGTATTCCGCTTGAATCGGCTCAAGCATCTCAACAATCGCTGCACCCACATCTTTCTTGAACGGGCCGTACATTTCAACGCCTTGGTACTGCGCTTCAATCTCTTCGAATGTTTTACCTGTTGCTGCCGAGTAAAGGCCCATCAGGTTAGAGATACCCGCTTTGTTTTCCCAATCATGGGCAATGCGTGGTGGTGTTTCTGCATCCGTTTGCGCTTTGTTGATCTTCTTAATGATCGACTTAGGCTCTTCTAGCAGAGTAATTACGTTCTTGCGGTTGTCGTCCGACTTAGACATCTTCTTCGTCGCATCTTGTAGGCTCATTACACGTGCATTCACTGTTGGGATGTACGGTTCTGGCACTTCGAAGATTGGTTGCTCTGGCGAGTAGATGTTGTTGAAGCGAGTTGCGATATCACGCGCTAACTCTAGGTGTTGTTTCTGGTCGCTACCTACAGGTACTTGGTGAGCACCGTAAAGCAGAATGTCCGCAGCCATCAGTACAGGGTAATCAAACAGACCTACGTTCACGTCGTTTGAGTGACGCGCAGACTTGTCTTTAAACTGAGTCATACGGCTCAGTTCACCCATTTGTGTGTAACAGTTAAGAAGCCAACCAAGTTGAGCATGCTCTGGTACGTGAGACTGAACAAATAGCGTGCTCTTCTTTGGATCAACACCGACAGCAAGACAGATAGCTAGTGCGTCTAGAGTCGCTTCATGCAGTGCTTTCGGATCTTGGCGAACCGTAATTGCGTGAAGGTCTACCACACAGTATTGGCAATCGTAGTCATCTTGCATCTGTTGCCATTGACGTAGAGCACCCAAGTAGTTACCGATACTTAGTTCACCAGATGGTTGAACACCACTCAATACGATGGGCTTGCTCATGGTTTTAATTCCTTTGCTTATTCGCTAAGTCAATTGATGGCTTAGCTTCTTAACTTAAATATAGAAAAGCCGCACAGCTCTTTCTGCGCGGCTCATCCAGTGTACTCATTGATAAGTATTTTGCTAGTGGGTTAGCTAACTTTTGTCCGCTTTATGCAGAAACTAGAACGACGTCGAGCAATTGCGCGACATTATCTGCCACATAGTCAGGGTTTGATGCTGAAATAGGCTCACCGTGATTGTAGCCGTAAGTCAGGCCAAATGAGTGACAACCCGCGTTCTTTGCCGCTTTAATGTCGTTGCTTGAATCACCAACCATTAGCATCTCTTCTGCTTTCACATTGTGCTTTTCTAGCAACCAGTTTAGCGCTACTGGGTTCGGTTTTTTCTCTGGGAAAGAGTCACCGCCAAGTACATCTACAAAGTACTTATCGATGCCGTGTTGCGCTAGTACGTCTGGCACAAACTTCGATGGCTTGTTGGTTACTAATGCCATAGTAAAGCCAGCTTGGTGCAGCTCTGCCAACGTCTCTTTTACTGATGGGTAAAGGTGGCTCAGCTTATGACCGCCCTGTTCGTAGAAATCATCGAACAAGATACGCGCTTTTTTCAGCAGCTCGGGTTCTAAGCTTGGATCCACCGTTAGGTTGCGGCTTAGTGAACGACCGATAAGCACGTCAGCACCATTACCTACATAGTCACGAACTTGCTCTTCACTCACTGAAGGGAAGCCTAACTCCTGACAAGCTTGGTCAGCAGCTACTGCCAAATCAGGCACGCTGTCTAACAAGGTTCCATCCAAATCAAAGGCGATCAGTTTTATTGAGCTTAATGACATCTTACTTTCCTATTAATTATATTCGTCTCATATGTTGAGCAATAAGACGTAAAAAAGGGGCCAATCAGCCCCCTTAATCTAAATTTTTTGATTTTAGGTCAACTGACCCTAGTTCTACTTTTATGCGTTTACTTTTGCAAGCTCTGCACGCATCTCATCAATCACTTCTTTATAATCTGGTTGATTGAAGATAGCTGAACCAGCAACGAACATATCTGCGCCCGCTTCTGCGATTTCACGAATGTTATCAACCTTTACACCACCGTCGATCTCTAGGCGAATATCACGACCAGACTCGTCAATCAGCTTACGAACCGCGCGCAGCTTATCAAGCGTGTGAGGAATGAAAGATTGACCGCCGAAACCTGGGTTCACAGACATCAATAGAATCATGTCTACTTTGTCCATGATGTAATCTAGGCAAGATAGTGGTGTTGCAGGGTTTAGAACCACGCCCGCTTTACAGCCGTGCTCTTTGATCAATTGTAGAGTGCGATCGATGTGCTCTGATGCTTCTACGTGGAAGGTAATCATCGATGCGCCAGCTTTTGCAAACTCAGGCACGATGTTATCAACTGGCTTCACCATTAGGTGAACATCGATTGGAGCAGTAATACCGTAGTCACGCAGTGCTTTACAGATAGGCGCGCCAAAAGTCAGGTTAGGTACGTAGTGGTTATCCATCACATCAAAGTGCACAACGTCGGCACCGGCTGCGAGTACTTTTTCAACGTCTTCACCAAGACGAGCAAAATCTGCAGACAAAATTGATGGAGCGATTAGAAAATCTTTCATACCAAACCTCTTAAGAGTAAGTAAATTGCGAGTTCACCGCCTTGGTGGCACCTCATACGCATACAAGATTCAACCCCAAGACTATTTGGTGTGCAATTCTACCTAAGCACCTAGGCAGATCCTAGCAGTTCGAAAGATTAGTTTAAGAAAGTACCTGTTGGTCACTCAATTTGAGGTGTTCGAGGTTATTCTGCTGCAGCGTGTTGCTGGTTTTTATCTTGATGAAACAGTGCGAGTAGCTCATCCACTTTATTACGACCAGCGCCATTTCGGCTGATGGTGCGTTTAACCTTCACTACGTTCAACTCTGCACCATGATACAAGCGACGCGTTAATGTCGTGTCGTGGTTAGAAATCAAAACAGGGATGCCGCGTTCAGTCGCCGCTTTTTCAGCAACGTCAGCCAGTGCTGCTTGATCATCTAAGCTGAAGCCATTACCTGCGTAAGAGGTAAAGTTAGCGGTATTTGAGAGCGGTGCGTACGGAGGATCGCAGTAAACCACGCAACCTTTACGGGCACGGCTAAAGGTCTCATGGTATCCCTCACACACGAAGGTGGCCTTTTTCGCTTTCTCAGCAAAAAACTCCAGCTCGGCTTCTGGGAAGTAAGGTTTTTTGTAAGAACCAAACGGAACGTTAAAACCGCCTTTCTTGTTGTAGCGACACAGGCCATTGAAGCCAAATCGGTTCATGTACAAGAAAGCAAGTGAGCGATACATAACATTGTCAGTATCGTTGAACTGAGCTCGAATATCTAAGAAGGCTTCTTTGCGGTTGTTCTCAGGGCAGAACCAACGCTTTGCTTCCGCAATGTAGGTCTCAGGGTCGGTTTTAAGTAGGTTGTACAGGTTGATAAGATCGGGATTGATATCAGCCAGTAGGTACTGTTCGTAGTCCGTGTTCAAAAACACAGAACCAGCACCAACAAATGGTTCTACCAATTTACGAGCAGGTGGCAGGTGACGTTGGATGTCTTCAACTAGGCCATATTTACCACCAGCCCATTTTAGAAAGGCACGCTGCTTTTTCATTTACTGCTCTATCTATCAACACAAAAATACGGCTGCGGAATGTAACATATTTTGAGACTAAGCTCAGGGTTATTTCGCACGTTCTATCTCTCGATGCACCTGATTCATCGATTTTGCCCAAGGTTCTAACTGTTGAAGTGGTTTCGAGAGTGTACTTACCGCATCTCGCGCCACCTGAATCGTCGGGTAATCTTGGTAAGTGATAATAAACCACTTGGTATCGCTACGCAGAGTTGGGTAAATACGAACCTTGTTCTCTAGGTCGTATTCTTCGATGAAAGATTGCACATCCTCCAGTGAAGTCATCGCACTCAGCTGTAAGGTGTACGCTCGTGGCGAGATAGCTTGTAGCTCCTCTCGAGCAAACGAGAAGGTGATCTTCTTAGTCGGAGGCGTTGATTCAGTTAAGTCAGACTCTTCATCAGCTGGAGCAACCGCTTCAGCGTCAGCCTGTGAATTAGCCTCTACTTGAGTGTTCTCTTCAACCGCAGCATCAATGGCGCTGGTATCAGCACTCTGAGCTTTATCATCCAGTAGAGCATCAACCACATCCGAAGTAATCACGACACGCTGTTGGTCTTGCTCAACCTCACCTACGCTAGCCGTCTCTTCCACTACAACCGGTGGCAAAGATGAACTGTCATCATCAGCGCCTTGATAACTGATGTCAGTTGACGTTTCAGTGTCTACCACTCCCTCAACACCAGCTTGTTCTGAGCCACTGTCCACTTCAAAGGTTGGAATAGCAGTCTGCTCGATTGGTGCGATCAGAGATTGCGCTTTGTCATCCGGGGTCGGTTGGCTGAACATCCACCAATAACCACCACCAATTAACAACAGCAACAGGGCTACCACAATCGCGATATTGATTGGTGAGCCAATGATTGAGCGAATAATAATCCTTTTTTCCACTTTCAATTCTCCTAAAGCCATTAACTCGCCAGGCAGAGGTTGCGCTTTGTTAAACGCACGTCGCACACGAGTTTCAGACTCATCATCCACATATCGAATCACCAGTGATTCAAAGAAATGTTCAGCTTCTGGTTGCGAAAGGTCATCGATCTCAAGATCGATAGGCTTGTGTTGTTGGCCGTAACTTAGACGTGTGAGTAAGGTATCTAGGTGACCAATTTCTGAGAAAAGAACGACATTGATCGTCCATTGGGGATTAGCTTGAGCTTCCAGTACCAACATCCATAGTTCGGATACCAATAGCTCAGAGAGTCGGTGGGCATCATCGACAACGATAACCACACTACACGGCTCACCATCCAGCAACCTTGCTAGGCTATCAGATAAGGAGTCATGTTGATTAAATAGCGGATCAGAAACAATTTGGCTAAGAATAAGCGCGCGGCGTTGTTGGTCGTCTTGGCTTGGATGACAAAGCAGTAAACACTGATTTTTTTCTGTCGCCCACGCTTCGAGATAACGCTGTGCTAACCAAGAACGGCCAGAGCCAGGTTTACCAGCCACCGTTACTAGATTTGAACCAAAGTTAGTCAAAAGCTGTAAGCGCTCTAGCAGCTCAACTTGAGACTCTAACTCTAATACTCTTAATTCATGAGCCAAACTCATTGCGGATCCCTACTGATTAGATCGATCAGTAAAACGCTTCAGTTGCCTAGAGTTTAACTAGGCAACCTCACAACCAAATTTAAAGAGTACGGCAGAAATCAATCGCTTGTTTAATGATGTCCTGAGGAACATCAGCAACCACTTCAGCAGTACCAATACTTGTTGGCAATACCAGACGTAATTGACCAGACAGCACTTTCTTATCACGCATCATGTGCGTCATAAAGTCTTCAAAAGACATGCTTTCTGGCGTATGAACTGGCAGTTTCGCATTCTTGAGTATAGAAATAATTCGCTCAAGCTGCTGCTGAGTGATCAGTCCCTGTAACTGAGCAGTTTTCGCTGCCATTACAGTACCTGAAGACACAGCTTCACCATGTAGCCAATTACCATAGCCTAGTTCTGCTTCGATCGCATGACCAAATGTATGACCTAGGTTCAATAACGCTCTGATTCCTGACTCTTTTTCATCTAGAGCAACCACTTCAGCCTTAATTGCACAACAACGAGCAATTGCAGTAATCAGTGCTTGTTCATCAAGTTGATAAAGTTTCTCTAGATTCTGCTCCAACCAATCAAAGAAGGCTTCATCGTAAATGATGCCGTACTTGATGACTTCAGCAATGCCCGCTGCAAACTCACGCTCAGGAAGCGTTGATAAACAGTTGGTATCGATGATCACAGATTTTGGTTGGTAGAATGCACCGATCATGTTCTTACCAAGAGGGTGGTTTACTGCGGTTTTACCACCAACAGAAGAGTCCACTTGAGAAAGAAGCGTTGTCGGGATTTGAATGAAATCAATACCACGCTGGTAACAAGATGCAGCAAAGCCGACCAAATCACCGATAACCCCACCACCTAAAGCAATCACCACCACATCGCGGCTGTAATTTCCTTCAAGCATGTAGCTCATCACTGAATTGAACGTTTCAAGCGTTTTGTATTGCTCACCATCAGGTAACTCTAGAAGAGATGTCTGACAGCCAACTTGATCCAGTAAAGATAGAATTTTATCAGCGTAAAGAGGCGCTACTGTCACATTACTGATAACAACGACTTTCTGCTTGCCTGATAAAAAAGAAAGGTACGCCGGGTCGTCAAATAACCCGGCGCCGATAGAGATAGGGTAGCTACGCTCAGCTAGATTGACCGTAATCCGTTCCATGGGTTTGCTCTCCGAAAAAAATGAACTTAACGTTCTTCTAGCATTTTTACGATCTGGTTGGCTACCACTTTTGCACTTTGGTCGTCAGTACGAACTGTGTAGTCCGCCACTTCTTCGTATAGTGCATTGCGAGATACAGCTAGATCTTCTAGCACATCACGCGGGTTGTCTGTTTGAAGTAGAGGGCGTTTCTTGTCGCGGTTTGTGCGAGCAAGTTGCTTTTCAATTGTTGTCTCTAGGTATACAACAATGCCTCGTGCAGATAGACGGTTACGGTTTTCTTTGCTCATCACTGAACCACCACCTGTCGCTAGAACAATACCTTGCTCTTCAGTCAGATCGTTGATTACAGATTCTTCGCGCTTACGGAAACCTTCTTCGCCCTCAACATCAAAAACCCATGCGATGTCTGCGCCAGTGCGCTCTTCAATCACAGTGTCAGAGTCTAGAAACTCCATATGAAGTTGGGAAGCTAGGTGTCTACCAATTGTACTTTTGCCGGCGCCCATTGGGCCAACAAGAAAAATATTGCGTTTCTCAGCCATGTTTTTAGCAGTAATTTACAACGTTAATTCAATGACATCGCCACAAGGTAGGTCAGTACAAGTACTGAAATTAAAAGGCCCGTGGCACCGATTCCTCACAGATAATTCGTGATAAGACCCGAAATTATCAAGGTTAGGTGCCACTAATGCAACTTTATTTTTAATCTAATTGTACGTTACTGAATCACAACTTTAGGTGTAACAAAGATAAGCAGTTCACTTTTACCCACATTTTCGTAGCTGCGGCGGAACAATGCACCCAATAAAGGAAGGTCTCCCAACAGAGGAACTTTATCGACTGTACTACTGACACTGTGTTGAAATATTCCACCAAGAACAACGGTTTCACCATTATTAACAAGCACTTGCGTACCTATCCTTTGGGTATCTATCGCGACCGCCTCCCCAGTTCCTGTTTTCACCACTTGCCCAGGCCTATCCTGAGTCACACTCAAATCCAGAACCAAGCGATTGTCTGGCGTGATTTGAGGGGTAACTTTCAAACTCAACACAGCTTTCTTAAATGCGACGGACGTTGCACCACTCGAAGAGGACTCTAAGTAAGGAATTTCAGTACCTTGCTCAATGTAAGCCGGCTTTTTATTGGTGGTGATTAAGCGTGGGCTAGAGATGATCTCCGCCTTAGACTCTTGTTGCAGTGCCGATAACTCAAGATCGAGCAGCGTATCTGAGCCTAACTTGGCCACCTGAAACGCAATACTCGAGGCATTTGGCGATGTCGCCGCCAAATTCACATTAAGGTAATCATCAATCACGCTGCTGCCACCATCATCATAAGGTGTAATGGCTGACGGGTGGTTGCCTTCAATTGAACCACCAACAGTGAAGCTTCCGTTGGTCGATGAAACGCCCCAGCGCACGCCGAGTTCATCAAGGTTACCTTCGGTGACGGTAACAATGCGCGCCTCTATCTGAACCTGCTTCACGGGAATATCTAGCGACTCAATAATGCCGCGAATCACCGCAATGTTCTCTTCCAACTCGCGAATCAGCAAAGAGTTCGTGCGTTCATCTATGGTAATTGAGCCGCGATCAGACAACATGCTCACCGCCCCTTCACCGCCAATCATGTCGGCAATATCGGTGGCTTTGGCAAAGTTAATCTTGATGATTTCTGATTTAAGTTCCCCAAGCTCTTCTTCTAAGCGGGATTTTTCGAGCGCTTGCTGTTCTCTCAGATCCAGTTCTGCTTTGGGAGCGACCAAGATAACGTTGCCATCAACGCGCTTATCCAAGCCCTTAACTTGCAAGATAATGTCGAGAACTTGCTGCCAAGGAACACCATCCAAACGTAGCGTCAGGTTACCCGCGACCGAGTCTGATACCACCAAGTTGAACTCATTGTAGTCAGCAATCAACTGAAGGACATTTCGAACTGGGATATCTTGGAAGTTAATCGATATCAGCTTACCTTCTTTTTCAAGTACGCTTTTCTCCGTCGCAACTTCTTCAATTGTAGGCTTACTGATCACCACCTCGATAAATCGCCCCTTGAGGTCATATTCGTATTGATAGTCACTGTTAATCGTTGCCAATAACCGAGTGCTTGGTGTCTCTTTGTATACTTCAATACCCTCAACCAGAGTCGCGAAGTCTTTGACGTCCAAAAGGTAGAGCTTGTCATCATCCACTTCTGTATTGATAAGTTCGATGCTCAAGCCTTCTTGTGCTCGCTGAACATCAACGACCGCGCTGCTGGTTGCTAGCTCAATAATAATGACAGCGTCTTTATCCTTGTTAACTCTAAAATCAATGTTCTCTAATTTATTGGACGAGCTCTCTGCGTAGCCAAATACGCTAAAAACCAACATCATAGACACAGCAAAACCTTGTAGAGCTTTGCTCACTAATCCACTTATTCCTTTATTCATATTTACATCTCATATCCACATCATGTGACATTGGTTTATTTCAGAGCCAGCCTAACGTTGCGCTTATGCCAACAACCTAAGCCATCTGGAAGAGTTTCATTAATCAGAACGTACTGGCTCGTCACCTTAGTAACTCGCCCGTTGTTTAAGCCGATAAACTGGCCTTTTTTCACATTGACGACATTGCCCTTAGGCGTCTGTACAAGCCCAAACACACTCGTTCCACTGCCCATCACACCTTTCAAGCGCAATTTACTCAGTGGATATTTCTCCAACTTGCCACTGCGAGCACGGGCGCTGGGTTGCCAGCAATCTTTCTTCACCAAGGGCTGGTTTTGCACAATCGCTTCTTTGGGTAACTCAAAGGGGGGGCGAAAAGCACGTCGTTGATAGGTAGCGGCTGAGAACTCAGTCGCAGGAACAAGCTGCTCAACTTCTTTTTTCGCTTTGAGCTCAACCTGCACCACGAAGTCTTCTAGTGAGTCTTGATTGGCTTTGCAGCCTGACAAGATCAGCAGTAACAACGTTGAATAGAGCGCGCTATTGAGCCTCATCGTTGACCTCCGACTTAAACTGGTAGGTATAAGCTCGAACCCTAAAGTGAAGTGTGCTGCTTTCTTGGCTAACTCTCTGCCAACTCACATCATCAAAGCTGATGATTCGCGGGAGCTTGGCGATAGCTGCAGAGAAATCACCAATCTCGTGGTAATCACCCGTCAGTTCAATGTTAAGAGGTAAACGGTATAGAAAGGCTTTGTTCTGTTTTTCGCCCCAGTCGATTCGGGTAAAGGTGAGTGAGTTGTCTAAGCCAAGCTCATTAACTGATGCCAACATGCTCGCCAACTCCTTTTGCACAGGCAGCTGTTCTAACAGGTAATCATAGCGACTGGTTAGTTCATCCAGTTGGCCTTGAAGTTTAGGTAAAGCGGCAACCTTATTGGCTTT
This DNA window, taken from Vibrio chagasii, encodes the following:
- a CDS encoding phosphoglycolate phosphatase, with the translated sequence MSLSSIKLIAFDLDGTLLDSVPDLAVAADQACQELGFPSVSEEQVRDYVGNGADVLIGRSLSRNLTVDPSLEPELLKKARILFDDFYEQGGHKLSHLYPSVKETLAELHQAGFTMALVTNKPSKFVPDVLAQHGIDKYFVDVLGGDSFPEKKPNPVALNWLLEKHNVKAEEMLMVGDSSNDIKAAKNAGCHSFGLTYGYNHGEPISASNPDYVADNVAQLLDVVLVSA
- the trpS gene encoding tryptophan--tRNA ligase gives rise to the protein MSKPIVLSGVQPSGELSIGNYLGALRQWQQMQDDYDCQYCVVDLHAITVRQDPKALHEATLDALAICLAVGVDPKKSTLFVQSHVPEHAQLGWLLNCYTQMGELSRMTQFKDKSARHSNDVNVGLFDYPVLMAADILLYGAHQVPVGSDQKQHLELARDIATRFNNIYSPEQPIFEVPEPYIPTVNARVMSLQDATKKMSKSDDNRKNVITLLEEPKSIIKKINKAQTDAETPPRIAHDWENKAGISNLMGLYSAATGKTFEEIEAQYQGVEMYGPFKKDVGAAIVEMLEPIQAEYHRIRADRAYMDAVMKAGAEKASERAAVTLKKAYEAVGFVTRP
- the aroK gene encoding shikimate kinase AroK, producing MAEKRNIFLVGPMGAGKSTIGRHLASQLHMEFLDSDTVIEERTGADIAWVFDVEGEEGFRKREESVINDLTEEQGIVLATGGGSVMSKENRNRLSARGIVVYLETTIEKQLARTNRDKKRPLLQTDNPRDVLEDLAVSRNALYEEVADYTVRTDDQSAKVVANQIVKMLEER
- the aroB gene encoding 3-dehydroquinate synthase; translation: MERITVNLAERSYPISIGAGLFDDPAYLSFLSGKQKVVVISNVTVAPLYADKILSLLDQVGCQTSLLELPDGEQYKTLETFNSVMSYMLEGNYSRDVVVIALGGGVIGDLVGFAASCYQRGIDFIQIPTTLLSQVDSSVGGKTAVNHPLGKNMIGAFYQPKSVIIDTNCLSTLPEREFAAGIAEVIKYGIIYDEAFFDWLEQNLEKLYQLDEQALITAIARCCAIKAEVVALDEKESGIRALLNLGHTFGHAIEAELGYGNWLHGEAVSSGTVMAAKTAQLQGLITQQQLERIISILKNAKLPVHTPESMSFEDFMTHMMRDKKVLSGQLRLVLPTSIGTAEVVADVPQDIIKQAIDFCRTL
- a CDS encoding ExeM/NucH family extracellular endonuclease, which gives rise to MALLHKPSLLAVAIGSLLTTSAHADLFISQYVEGGSYNKAVEIANNSDSSINLDGYSLAKSANGNGSWGATLPLDGHVLAPGEVLVVAHSSASDEIKAVADILNASLANHNGDDPLAILNADSSVLDMVGVMGDVDWGKDVTLVRAEQTPSATFDASQWVSLPKDSIEGLGSLDNVELPEAFACTQDGAAPVFTTIQEIQGEGATSPFIDGYPYITDDEYFVKGVVSAVTTGLTKGFYLQALEDDFNPSTSEGLFVHTNQSSSELAAGDVVCVKGKVQEYYSHTQLKVENNQWLKQGEQDAPEATAIEVLDTDENFAATLERYEGMLVKTTEALDMRVTRTFGYDYAGRRNNMVLAHERINMQPNQLFAAGSDEAKQQMEDNADRRLFVETDQKAGDGQVPFYPDFGRTDIDQDGSTEDYIRIDDTIVGLEGVLTYSYGEYRLITTNQITAENFVRNDPRTDKPDMDEGDLRIATFNVLNYFNSPFGGDANQHGNNRGANTITEFEVQQEKIVNAILRLDADIIGLMEIENNGFGEGSAIQQLVNQLNDRIEHKKDRYTFVAVDSNEDGVTDEMDSIGTDVITTGVIYRKKVVKLKDSRVIAMPSQQAPEVLDDSGKVIEDGKNYQRDSLAPTFKVKGTKEKLTVAINHFKSKGSKCWEDAAPVEQGGQGGVDADKQGSCENFRVAAAVALGEALDGIEGHKVILGDMNSYGMEDPMLVLTDYSEEKYGKQIKAARNTYINGVEQFGDNGAVITKNYGYANAVAQKHPDSWSYSYNDEVGALDHLLVSESLKDMVVDATDWHINGGESTLFDYNEEYKGDLPKYQDHFRSSDHDPAVLELKVGGSFGFGALMSLFGLAMWRRRK
- the rpe gene encoding ribulose-phosphate 3-epimerase, translating into MKDFLIAPSILSADFARLGEDVEKVLAAGADVVHFDVMDNHYVPNLTFGAPICKALRDYGITAPIDVHLMVKPVDNIVPEFAKAGASMITFHVEASEHIDRTLQLIKEHGCKAGVVLNPATPLSCLDYIMDKVDMILLMSVNPGFGGQSFIPHTLDKLRAVRKLIDESGRDIRLEIDGGVKVDNIREIAEAGADMFVAGSAIFNQPDYKEVIDEMRAELAKVNA
- a CDS encoding AAA family ATPase, with amino-acid sequence MSLAHELRVLELESQVELLERLQLLTNFGSNLVTVAGKPGSGRSWLAQRYLEAWATEKNQCLLLCHPSQDDQQRRALILSQIVSDPLFNQHDSLSDSLARLLDGEPCSVVIVVDDAHRLSELLVSELWMLVLEAQANPQWTINVVLFSEIGHLDTLLTRLSYGQQHKPIDLEIDDLSQPEAEHFFESLVIRYVDDESETRVRRAFNKAQPLPGELMALGELKVEKRIIIRSIIGSPINIAIVVALLLLLIGGGYWWMFSQPTPDDKAQSLIAPIEQTAIPTFEVDSGSEQAGVEGVVDTETSTDISYQGADDDSSSLPPVVVEETASVGEVEQDQQRVVITSDVVDALLDDKAQSADTSAIDAAVEENTQVEANSQADAEAVAPADEESDLTESTPPTKKITFSFAREELQAISPRAYTLQLSAMTSLEDVQSFIEEYDLENKVRIYPTLRSDTKWFIITYQDYPTIQVARDAVSTLSKPLQQLEPWAKSMNQVHREIERAK
- a CDS encoding Dam family site-specific DNA-(adenine-N6)-methyltransferase encodes the protein MKKQRAFLKWAGGKYGLVEDIQRHLPPARKLVEPFVGAGSVFLNTDYEQYLLADINPDLINLYNLLKTDPETYIAEAKRWFCPENNRKEAFLDIRAQFNDTDNVMYRSLAFLYMNRFGFNGLCRYNKKGGFNVPFGSYKKPYFPEAELEFFAEKAKKATFVCEGYHETFSRARKGCVVYCDPPYAPLSNTANFTSYAGNGFSLDDQAALADVAEKAATERGIPVLISNHDTTLTRRLYHGAELNVVKVKRTISRNGAGRNKVDELLALFHQDKNQQHAAAE